A single Nicotiana tabacum cultivar K326 chromosome 5, ASM71507v2, whole genome shotgun sequence DNA region contains:
- the LOC107813274 gene encoding F-box protein At3g07870-like: MTNLPSSILEDIFLRLSPKTIFICQSVCKSWLNLISHPEFIKLHLSKSHTNLIIYNINHSRSSLFNFVNLENKPNYHRLTFEPNFHLDIKTNFPNINFNPVGSIHGLVCLYYKPLDNNVLDIVYIFNPTTRQYIELPEPKGLRNCPNLVTYGFGFDPMRMEYKVIRIYQVETHNINKEKYYTSEVQVYTLGTRFWRSVGYIKLRFERRYSGVYFNGKLHWLVKDVEENESICFIDMHDELDEWTLDTDEELNREKDMTFSTAPGFNKRKRQNLPTPRDRNYPDYRSLGVLGNYLCLCDNNTKSYLDIWVMKEYGVKSSWTKEIVIDITPECNWFCHTMVHVLKVFRDGEILFQLGEDVLFTYNPEKKTLTKNEYFSDRFWASTHVSSLLSLKNFGTGVVNNF; this comes from the coding sequence ATGACGAATTTACCATCTTCAATCTTGGAAGAtattttcttaagattatcaccAAAAACAATCTTTATTTGCCAAAGTGTTTGCAAATCTTGGCTAAACCTAATTTCACACCCTGAGTTTATCAAACTTCATCTCTCAAAATCCCATACCAACCTCATCATCTATAATATTAATCATTCTCGTTCAAGTCTCTTCAACTTTGTAAATTTGGAAAATAAACCTAATTATCATCGGCTCACTTTTGAACCAAATTTTCACCTTGACATCAAAACCAACTTCCCAAATATTAATTTCAATCCAGTTGGCTCAATACATGGTTTGGTTTGTTTATATTATAAGCCTCTTGATAATAatgttcttgatattgtttaTATCTTCAATCCAACTACTCGACAATACATCGAACTTCCTGAGCCTAAAGGGCTAAGAAATTGCCCAAATTTAGTCACTTATGGCTTTGGGTTTGATCCTATGAGAATGGAATACAAGGTGATAAGGATTTATCAAGTGGAAactcataatataaataaagaaaaatattacaCGTCTGAAGTTCAAGTGTACACTCTTGGGACAAGGTTTTGGCGTAGTGTAGGGTATATCAAGCTACGTTTTGAACGTAGATATTCTGGGGTATATTTCAATGGAAAGCTTCATTGGTTGGTTAAAGatgttgaagaaaatgagtcaatTTGTTTCATTGATATGCACGACGAGTTGGACGAGTGGACTTTGGATACTGATGAAGAGTTAAATCGGGAAAAAGATATGACCTTTTCCACGGCTCCTggatttaacaaaaggaaacgtCAAAACTTACCCACACCACGTGATAGAAACTACCCAGATTATAGGAGTTTGGGAGTGTTGGGAAATTATCTTTGCTTATGTGACAATAACACGAAAAGTTATCTCGACATATGGGTAATGAAGGAATATGGAGTGAAAAGTTCTTGGACCAAAGAAATTGTTATCGACATAACCCCAGAGTGCAATTGGTTTTGCCACACAATGGTACACGTATTGAAAGTTTTTCGAGATGGAGAGATCTTGTTTCAGTTGGGGGAAGATGTCTTGTTTACATATAATCCTGAGaagaaaactttgacaaaaaatgAGTATTTTAGTGATCGTTTTTGGGCTTCTACTCATGTCTCAAGCTTACTCTCACTCAAGAACTTTGGGACAGGAGTTGTCAACAATTTCTAA
- the LOC107813275 gene encoding uncharacterized protein LOC107813275 has protein sequence MASTEGLMPITRAFLASYYDKYPFTPLSEDVSRLSDQIHSMANDLHEDSPLTEGESSLVREAESPPPHKVDENLWKNREQIEEILFLSESSNWPPVLKSQSTAEDAELASLLGRLGEKFRNTLKVVETFQSRNSEFVFNTVMTYMPQDFRGTLIRQQRERSERNKQAEVDALINSGGSIRDRYSLLWNQQMERRRQLAQLGSATGVYKTLVKYLVGVPQVLLDFVRKINDDDGPMEEQRQRYGPPLYSLTKMVLNIRLFLSLLWRRFEARKLSKDQMTVLEEAVDVYTSEFQRFIKFIGDVFANSPFFITAEEAGALDARKSDEYKEVSVPAGKTHEVSLTVDAINSYIAWDFALVQGRVDMDIGFSMEFTDLSGQKTQILPYRRYDADQGNFCTVLAGHYKLIWDNAYSTFFKKVLRYKVDCIPPVVEPALSSDQVDE, from the exons ATGGCGTCAACGGAGGGGCTGATGCCTATAACAAGAGCATTTTTGGCTTCTTATTATGATAAGTACCCATTTACCCCTCTCTCTGAAGATGTTTCTCGTCTTTCTGATCAAATTCATTCCATGGCTAATGATCTGCACGAGGATTCTCCTTTGACCGAAG GAGAAAGTTCATTAGTCCGTGAAGCAGAGAGCCCCCCTCCTCACAAAGTTGATGAGAATTTGTGGAAGAATCGAGAACAGATTGAAGAAATACTTTTCCTATCGGAAAGCTCCAACTGGCCACCAGTG CTCAAATCGCAGTCAACCGCTGAAGATGCTGAACTTGCTTCTCTTCTTGGACGGCTTGGGGAAAAATTTCGAAATACATTGAAGGTTGTGGAGACTTTCCAATCAAGGAATTCCGAGTTTGTATTCAACACTG TGATGACGTACATGCCACAAGACTTCCGCGGTACTCTTATTAGGCAGCAGAGGGAGCGTTCTGAGAGGAATAAGCAGGCTGAAGTTGATGCTCTAATCAACTCCGGTGGAAGTATTCGTGATCGATATTCTCTACTATGGAATCAACAAATGGAACG GAGGCGGCAACTGGCTCAACTGGGTTCTGCTACAGGTGTCTATAAGACACTGGTGAAGTATTTAGTTGGAGTGCCACAA GTTCTGTTGGATTTTGTTCGGAAAATAAATGATGATGATGG GCCAATGGAAGAGCAGCGACAACGTTATGGTCCACCTTTGTACAGTCTCACGAAAATGGTGCTCAACATTCGACTTTTTCTTTCTCTACTATGGCGACGTTTTGAAGCTAGAAAACT ATCAAAGGATCAAATGACGGTCTTGGAAGAAGCAGTAGATGTATACACATCTGAGTTCCAAAGATTCATCAAATTCATTGG TGATGTATTTGCGAATTCCCCTTTCTTTATTACTGCGGAAGAAGCTGGTGCATTAGATGCCAG AAAAAGTGACGAATACAAAGAAGTGAGTGTTCCAGCGGGAAAAACTCACGAG GTTTCATTGACGGTGGACGCCATAAATTCATACATTGCTTGGGATTTTGCTTTGGTTCAAGGCAGAGTGGATATG GACATTGGCTTTAGCATGGAGTTTACGGATCTTTCCGGACAGAAGACG CAAATCTTACCTTATCGACGATATGATGCTGACCAA GGAAACTTTTGTACGGTTCTGGCTGGACACTACAAACTCATATGGGATAATGCTTATTCTACATTTTTCAAGAAG GTCCTGCGGTATAAGGTGGATTGTATACCTCCTGTTGTAGAGCCAGCGCTTTCATCTGATCAAGTAGATGAGTGA